One window of Trifolium pratense cultivar HEN17-A07 linkage group LG5, ARS_RC_1.1, whole genome shotgun sequence genomic DNA carries:
- the LOC123886496 gene encoding uncharacterized protein LOC123886496, with the protein MAQRERPLKDYAVPSEEEPHSSIAPPNIEARNFELKPALLQIVQQNQFSGSPTEDPNLHLSVFVQYADTIKANGVEPEAIRLRLFPFSLRDRARAWLQALPSNSITTWNELKKQFLARYFPPSKTAMLRAQINGFRQKEGESLFEAWERYKDMMRLCPHHGLEKWLIIHTFYNGLLYNTRLTIDAAAGGALMDKPYQEATQLIENMAQNHYQWGSEHAALEKSQTKGGMYEVSGIDHVNAKIEALSQKIESLTLSPAATIAAVQPNCELCGIPGHITSECQLLAGLDQVNYVQGNPYPNTYNPGWKNHPSLSYKNNNALFAPSTPPGFQNQIGAPVAPVTPEKSNFELMMENFVLAQTQQNKEFMNQNIHTNELIKQLANKIDSISTHNKMLETQISQVAQQQAATAAPAGTLLGQPQPNPKGHVNAITLRSGGELEDPVAKRVRARDLGKNVAKDSESVTDKDTEREPIAVEDGQTSQAKEVIENDQEKPYVPPPPYKPPIPYPQRLAKSKNPGQFEKFIEMLKRLHIDIPFIEAITQIPSYAKFLKEILSNKRKIEDIGQVECNAISENKLAPKLEDPGNFSIPCIVGRYVIDKALCDLGASVSLMPLSICKRLGLGDLKPTKMSLQLADRSIKYPLGILENVPVRIGQLFIPTDFVIMDIREDIDIPILLGRPFLATAGAIINVKKGKLTFEVGDEKIEFILSQFMKGPTFKNSCCRLEKVEGHIDKPTYEQVPPDILKSHPVNDIFQNTKHKEGEDYENMLGGFRDTHDQIFKECQMLAHGKIHTVEKKLPPSLTRKKAKGKAPIRWLDVFKWISKNVEYSVKDISLKEAPS; encoded by the coding sequence ATGGCTCAACGCGAACGTCCTCTCAAGGACTATGCCGTTCCCTCCGAAGAGGAACCTCATTCGAGTATCGCGCCCCCTAACATCGAAGCAAGGAACTTCGAATTGAAACCCGCGCTGTTGCAAATCGTGCAACAAAACCAATTCTCTGGTTCGCCCACGGAGGATCCGAACCTTCACCTCTCAGTGTTTGTGCAGTACGCAGACACGATAAAAGCCAATGGTGTCGAACCCGAAGCAATACGACTCCGTCTTTTCCCGTTCTCTTTAAGAGACAGAGCTAGAGCTTGGCTTCAAGCTCTACCTTCGAACTCCATCACTACATGGAACGAACTGAAGAAACAGTTCTTGGCCAGATATTTCCCGCCAAGTAAGACAGCTATGTTAAGAGCCCAAATCAACGGATTTAGGCAAAAAGAAGGAGAATCACTTTTCGAAGCATGGGAAAGATACAAGGATATGATGAGACTCTGTCCACACCATGGTTTAGAAAAATGGCTTATTATCCATACCTTCTATAATGGGCTGCTATATAACACTAGACTCACCATAGATGCGGCCGCCGGTGGAGCATTGATGGATAAACCTTACCAAGAAGCCACCCAGCTTATAGAAAACATGGCCCAAAACCATTATCAATGGGGAAGCGAACACGCTGCATTAGAGAAATCCCAGACGAAAGGCGGTATGTACGAAGTAAGCGGCATAGACCATGTCAATGCCAAAATAGAAGCCCTTTCTCAAAAGATAGAGAGTTTAACTCTATCTCCCGCGGCTACCATAGCCGCAGTACAACCGAACTGCGAACTATGTGGAATTCCCGGACACATAACCTCTGAATGTCAATTACTAGCCGGACTCGACCAAGTAAATTATGTGCAAGGAAACCCGTACCCCAACACGTACAACCCCGGGTGGAAAAATCATCCAAGCCTCTCCTATAAGAATAATAATGCTTTGTTTGCGCCTAGTACTCCACCAGGCTTCCAAAACCAAATAGGAGCCCCTGTTGCTCCCGTTACCCCTGAAAAGTCAAACTTTGAACTTATGATGGAGAATTTTGTCCTAGCTCAGACTCAACAAAATAAGGAATTCATGAACCAAAATATTCACACTAATGAGTTGATTAAGCAATTAGCTAATAAAATCGATTCCATTTCCACTCATAATAAGATGCTAGAAACTCAAATTTCTCAAGTGGCTCAACAACAGGCAGCTACAGCTGCCCCAGCCGGAACACTACTCGGCCAACCGCAACCAAATCCCAAGGGCCACGTTAACGCTATAACGCTGCGAAGCGGAGGAGAGTTAGAAGATCCCGTTGCTAAAAGAGTTAGAGCGAGAGACTTAGGAAAAAATGTAGCGAAAGACTCAGAGAGTGTAACTGACAAGGACACTGAGAGAGAACCGATAGCAGTGGAGGATGGACAAACATCGCAGGCCAAAGAGGTGATTGAGAATGATCAAGAAAAACCATATGTACCCCCTCCTCCTTACAAACCTCCTATCCCATATCCTCAAAGACTTGCCAAATCTAAGAATCCAGGGCAGTTTGAGAAATTTATCGAGATGCTCAAAAGGCTTCATATTGACATACCCTTCATTGAGGCTATAACCCAAATACCTTCCTATGCcaaattcttaaaagaaattcTTTCAAACAAGCGAAAGATTGAAGACATTGGGCAAGTTGAATGCAATGCGATCAGTGAAAACAAGCTAGCCCCAAAACTCGAGGACCCAGGAAACTTTTCTATTCCTTGCATTGTTGGTAGATATGTCATAGATAAAGCCCTTTGTGATCTAGGAGCAAGTGTAAGTTTGATGCCTCTATCTATCTGCAAGAGGCTCGGACTTGGAGACTTAAAACCTACTAAGATGTCCTTACAGTTGGCTGACAGATCTATCAAATACCCATTAGGAATACTGGAAAATGTTCCAGTAAGGATCGGCCAACTGTTTATCCCTACTGATTTTGTGATCATGGACATTAGGGAAGACATTGATATTCCAATTCTGTTAGGTAGACCTTTCTTAGCTACTGCGGGCGCTATAATAAATGTAAAGAAAGGGAAGCTTACCTTTGAGGTTGGGGATGAGAAAATCGAATTCATACTGTCTCAATTCATGAAAGGCCCCACCTTTAAGAACTCTTGTTGTAGACTCGAGAAAGTTGAAGGACATATCGATAAACCCACCTATGAACAAGTCCCTCCCGACATACTAAAATCCCACCCAGTAAATGATATCTTCCAGAATACGAAACACAAAGAGGGTGAGGATTATGAGAATATGCTAGGTGGATTTCGTGATACTCATGACCAGATTTTTAAAGAATGCCAAATGCTGGCGCATGGGAAGATTCACACAGTGGAGAAGAAACTCCCACCTTCTCTCACCAGAAAGAAAGCAAAAGGGAAAGCACCTATTAGATGGTTGGATGTGTTCAAATGGATCTCTAAGAATGTTGAGTACAGTGTTAAGGATATCAGTCTGAAAGAGGCGCCCTCTTGA